In the Dethiosulfovibrio russensis genome, TTGACAGTTCTGACGTAGCCGTGTATCCTCTCGTCGTAGTAAACAAAACTACGACGAGAGGATTTTTTTATGAAGATCAAAACGAGGGATATGGTTCTGGTTGCTCTTTTTGCCGGGCTTACCGCAGTAGGTGCTTTCCTAAGAATTCCCATAGGTCCCGCTCCTATCTCGATGCAGAATTTTTTTACGGTGATGTCCGGATGTCTCTTGGGCTCTAGGCTTGGGGCGGTCTCCCAAGGGTTGTACGTCTCTCTGGGGTTGATAGGGGTTCCCGTTTTTACCTCCGGAGGAGGTCCGTCCTATCTGCTTAACCCAACCTTCGGCTTTTTAATGGGGTTCATCCTCTGTGCCTGGATAATAGGAAGGTTGACGGAGGGAAAAAAGCCATCGGTGGCCGTTTTTTTTCTTGCTTCCGTAGCGGGTTCCTTGGTTGTTTATGCTGTAGGGGTGCCATGGCTTTACGTTATATTGACCAAGGTGTCCGGAGTGGATATAACGTTTATGAAGGCTTTAAAGGTAGGTTGCCTGGTATTTATACCCGGAGATCTGGTAAAGATAGCCTTGGTCTCTTGGCTGTCCAGTAGAATAGTGCCTTTGATAGCTAGAGGGTAGATATTACGGTTCACCGGATTGCTCAAAAGAGTGATCCGGTTTATTTTTTTAGTTCAAAATATGACATAAGCCTTCGTATGTGATATTAACGAAAAAATGCCTATCTTGTCGTCTTTCTGGTGAGTGTGAGATTTGACAACCTTGTGTGCAGTGTAATAAGGTGAATATGGTGCTTGGCACCAAACTATCGTTAAGGGGGCAAGTTTATGAAGAGGTACATCAGTTTATTGCTCAGCGTCTTTATGGTTGCGGTCTTAGCCTCGACCGCTCTCGCCGATGCCGCTTTCCACATCGGTATCTGTACCGGAACGGTGTCTCAGTCCGAGGACGACCTCAGAGGAGCCGAGGCCATGATCGCCAAATACGGCGATGTGGCAAACGGTGGAATGATCAAGCATATCACCTATCCGGATAACTTTATGCAGGAGATGGAGACGACGATATCCCAGATAGCTTCCTTCTCCGACGATCCTTTGATGAAGGTCGTAGTTGTAAATCAGGCTATCCCCGGGACCACCGAGGCCTTCCGTCGCATAAGGGAGAAGAGGGACGATATCCTTCTCTTTGCCGGTGAGGCTCACGAAGACCCCGGCGTCATCGAGTCCGTGGCGGACCTCGCCATAAACGCGGATAACATAGCTCGCGGCTACCTCATCATAGCTGCCGCCCAGAAGCTGGGAGCTACCGATTTCGTTCATATCTCTTTCCCCCGTCATATGAGCTACGAGCTACTATCCCGTCGTCGCAACATCATGGAGGCCGCCTGTAACGATCTGGGGATCAAATTCCACTTCGAGACCGCTCCGGACCCGACCAGCGACGTAGGAGTGGCGGGAGCCCAGCAGTTCATCCTCGAGAAGGTTCCTGCCTGGCTCGATAAGTACGGCACCAAGACCGCTTTCTTCTGCACCAACGATGCCCACACCGAGCCCCTCCTCAAGAGGATAGCCGAGGGCGGAGGTTTCTTCATCGAAGCGGACCTTCCCTCTCCTCTCATGGGTTATCCCGGAGCATTGGGAGTAGAGCTTGCCGACGTCAAGGGCGATTTCCCCGCTATCCTCAAGAGGGTAGAGGAAGCCGTTATCGATCAGGGCGGCAAAGGACGTATGGGAACCTGGGCCTATTCCTACGGCTACACCAACTCGGTGGCCTTGGTGGAGTTCGGCCGTCAGTGTGCGGATAACGGAATCGACCATAAGCACTTCCGCAGGAAGTTCAAGCTGGCCGATCTTTCCGCCGCTTACTCCGAGGCTACTCCCGGATCTCAGTGGAACGGTAACTTCTACACCGATATCCAGACCGGCGTCCAGAAAAAGAACCACGTCCTCATGTATCAGGACACCTATATGTTCGGCAGAGGATACCTTGACATGACCAGCGTGGAGGTTCCCGAGAAGTATTTCTCCGTTAAGTAACCGCTATTGCGATAGAACGGGAGGGGAGCGGACATTCGCCCCTCCCGGTTTTTAAGGTCCTTTCCCGTTGTTCCCGAATTTTATCTACTTGGATTTATATTTTTGTTATTTTTTCGGGCAGATGACTGGCTGACAGATGGTATGTGCCCGATTGACGAGGTGAGTTATATGGCATCAGAACCGCTCTTGAAAATGGAGGGAGTCGGCAAGGCCTACTTCAGCAACAGGGTTTTGAAGAACGTCAATTTTACCCTGGAAAAAGGCCAGATCCTAGGGCTTGTCGGCGAGAACGGAGCAGGCAAGTCCACGCTGATGAATATCCTTTTTGGTATGACAGTGATTCGTGAGACCGGAGGATACGAGGGGGATATATTCATAGACGGAGAGAAGATCGACTTTAACTCTTCCTTCGATGCCCTCAAAGCAGGGATAGGAATGGTCCATCAGGAGTTCTCCTTGATCCCAGGTTTTTCCGTCTCGGAGAACGTGGTCTTGAACCGTGAGACCACTAAGTACAACCCGTTAGTGGAGGCATTCGGCGATAGGCTCAGAACTTTGGACAGGGCGACGATGGTGGAAAGAGGCAGAAAGGCCATCGATAAGCTGAACGTTTCCCTGGACCCCGATACTTTGATATCGGAGCTACCTGTAGGCTATAAACAGTTTACCGAGATAGCCAGAGAAATAGATAAGGAAAATACCAGGCTATTGGTCCTGGACGAGCCCACCGCCGTGTTGACCGAGTCCGAGGCGGATATATTGTTGGCTTCCATGAAGAGGCTGGCGTCTTTAGGAATATCAATAATATTCATATCCCACAGACTTCAGGAAGTTCTTGATGTCTGTGACAAGATCGTCATCTTAAGGGATGGCGAGGTAGTCTACGATACGACTCCCGATCAGACCGACGTCATGTCCATAGCCTCCCACATGGTCGGCAGGGACGTGGCGACCGCATTTGCCCGAGATGATGAGGAGCGCAGCTTCGGCGATACCCTACTCTCTGTGGAACACCTTTGGGTGGATATGCCTGGAGAGACGGTTCGAGATGTCTCCATGGAGATCAAAAAGGGCGAGATTTTCGGAATAGGTGGTTTGGCCGGACAGGGCAAACTTGGCATAGCCAACGGCATCATGGGTATGTTTCCCGCTGGCGGGAAGGTCGTCTTCCAGGGGAAGCCTATCGTGTTGAACGATCCCACAAGCGCTCTGGTGGCGGGGATGTCCGCTGTCTACGAGGATCGCCGTGGCGTGGGGCTGCTGCTGGAGGAACCGATCTCCTGGAATATAATCTTCACCGCTCTTCAGATGCAGGGTCGATTCCTCAAACCTCTTCTCGGAGGTATCACCAAGATCAGGGACGAGGAAGCCATAGCGGAATGTGCCAGGGAATACGTAAAATCCCTGGAGATAAGATGTGTGAACGAGAGGCAGAGGGTCCAGGAGCTATCCGGCGGTAATCAGCAGAAGGTCTGTCTAGCCAAGGCCTTCGAGACCAGGCCAAAGTTGCTTTTCGTGGCGGAGCCTACCAGAGGTATAGATGTAGGGGCCAAAAAGGTGGTTCTCGATACATTGAAGCTTTACAACAAAAAATACGGGACCACCGTCGTAATGGTTTCCTCCGAATTGGAGGAGCTTCGATCGATCTGCGACAGGATCGCCATCGTCGATTCTGGGCGTATCGTCGGAACCCTCCCGGCTACCACGCCGTCCACCGAGTTCGGAGTCCTGATGCTGGGTGTGGCTAAAGAAGAAGAGAAGGTGGGTTCGTAGTGAATAAGGTCAACGATTTTATCGAGCGCGCCGGGTGGCCCAGGATAATAATAGGTCTTTTTCTGCTCTTTCTTTTCGTCCTGGCTCCCTTCGTAGGGGTTCGCTTGGATGCCTCGATCAGCGATACTCTGGTCCGTTTCGGGATGAATGGAGTCATGGTTCTGGCTATGGTTCCTATGATACAGGCCGGTTGCGGCCTAAATTTCGGCCTTCCTCTCGGCATCATAGCCGGTCTTCTGGGAGCCGTAACCAGCATAGAGATGGGCGTGTCGGGACTTTTCGGTGCATTGATAGCCATGGCAGTAGCCATTCCCGTGGCTACTGTTCTCGGTGGTGCCTACGGGTTGTTGCTTAACAAGGTCAAGGGCAGCGAGATGATGATCGCCACCTACGTTGGTTTCTCCTCGGTCGCCTTCATGTGCATAATGTGGTTGGTGCTTCCCTACAGAAGCTCCAACATGGTGTGGGGCTACGCCGGAAAGGGGTTGCGCACGACAATATCGGTAGAGGGCTTCTGGCATCAGGCCATAAGCGACATTGCCTCCTTCCGGATAGGTGATTTTTTCTACATTCCCACCGGAATGTTCCTCTTTTTTGCCCTTCTTTGCTTCTTCATGTGGGTGTTCATGAGGACCAGGACCGGCACTGCCATGACGACAGTGGGGTCCAACCCGGAATACGCCAGGGCCTCCGGGGTCAATATAGACAGGATGAGAGTAGTGTCCGTGATTTTGTCCACGGTCCTCGGAGCGATCGGCATTATAGTGTACGAGCAGAGTTTTGGCTTTATTCAGCTCTACATGGGACCGTTCTACATGGCCTTCCCTGCGGTCTCGGCCATTCTCATAGGTGGAGCCTCGGTGCATAAGGCTACCATAATGAACGTTATAGTGGGAACCATACTGTTCCAGGGTATACTTACGATGACTCCGTCGGTCATAAACAGCATGATACAGACCGACATGTCCGAGGTTATCCGTATAATAGTCTCCAACGGTATGATCCTATACGCTCTGACCCGAGTAGTGAAGGTGAAGTCATGAATAAGAAAACCGATAATCTGAAACATATCCTCGTTCAAAACGCGGTTCCGATAGTGTTCCTGGTGGTCAGCGCTTTCGCCATACCGATCTCCCAGTTTTCCGGATCCTATCTTATTCAGGAGATGCTGATCCGTCTTTCCCGTAACTCTTTCCTGGTCCTTTCTCTCCTCATTCCCATAATGGCCGGTATGGGGCTGAACTTCGGTATGGTCTTAGGAGCCATGGCAGGTCAGATAGGGCTGATTTTCATCAACGACTGGAACGTGGTGGGCGTCCCGGGAATGCTTCTGGCTGCCATAATCTCTACACCTTTAGCCATATTTCTGGGGTGGCTTTGCGGAGTCGTCCTGAATAAGGCCAAAGGCAGAGAGATGGTGACTTCCTTCATCTTGGGCTTTTTCATGAACGGTGTCTATCAGCTGATAGTGCTCTACGGTTTCGGTAGCGTCGTTCCCATAACCAATCCCAAGATGGTGCTCTCCAGAGGATACGGGATCAGAAACGTCACCAACCTGGAGGGGATAAGAAAGTGTCTGGATAGCCTGCTTCCTTTCTCTATCCAGGGGATAGATATCCCTTTGGCGACCTTTATCGTAATAGCGTTGTTCTGCACTTTCGTGGTCTGGTTCCGTAAAACGAAGCTGGGTCAGGATATGAGAGCGGTGGGTCAGGATATGGACGTGGCCAGAGCCGCCGGAATACCGGTGGAGAGAACCAGGCTCCTATCCATAGTAATCTCAACGGTCTTGGCCTGTTACGGTCAGATAATATTCCTCCAGAACATAGGGACCATGAACACCTACAATAGCCACGAGCAGGCCGGTATGTTCGCCATAGCTGCTCTGTTGGTCGGAGGAGCCAGCGTGAGCAAGGCGTCCATCTTTAACGTGTTTTTAGGGGTCGTCCTGTTCCATCTGATGTTCGTCGTGTCTCCTATGGCCGGGAAATATTTGATCGGACAGGCCCAGCTGGGCGAGTATTTCCGGGTCTTCGTCTCTTACGGCATAATCTCCCTTGCTCTGGTGCTCCATGCATGGCGACGTCAGAAAGAGAAGGACAGATCCCGTAGAGGCCTCCGTGGAACCGTAGCGGAATAGATGGAGGTGAAGAGATGAAGCCTAGACAGATAGTGGTCAACATACTGCTTTTGGCTGCTTTCGTAGGACTCGGTATATATTGTTACAACGAGGGGAAAGCCTACGATATATTGATAGACAATGCGGCTTTTACCCATGAAGGTACTACCTATGAGGCGTACGAGGCCATCTTGGTAACGGTGGACGGAGAAGGAGAGCCGCTTTATCTTGTAGAGGGCGATAGAGGTGCCGCGACAATCGCCGGGAAGAAACACGTTCTTCTCGTCGAGGAACTGGACATAGACGACAACGTGGTTAAATCCCATAAACTTTCCTTTAAGAACAAGGAGATGAAAGGCAACGTAGTGAACGTAGTCCCTTTAGCTAACGGTAAACTTCCGGGATGGAGTTACCCGCTCAAATAACTTTTAGGGGGCCTTCGGGC is a window encoding:
- a CDS encoding DUF3798 domain-containing protein, which produces MKRYISLLLSVFMVAVLASTALADAAFHIGICTGTVSQSEDDLRGAEAMIAKYGDVANGGMIKHITYPDNFMQEMETTISQIASFSDDPLMKVVVVNQAIPGTTEAFRRIREKRDDILLFAGEAHEDPGVIESVADLAINADNIARGYLIIAAAQKLGATDFVHISFPRHMSYELLSRRRNIMEAACNDLGIKFHFETAPDPTSDVGVAGAQQFILEKVPAWLDKYGTKTAFFCTNDAHTEPLLKRIAEGGGFFIEADLPSPLMGYPGALGVELADVKGDFPAILKRVEEAVIDQGGKGRMGTWAYSYGYTNSVALVEFGRQCADNGIDHKHFRRKFKLADLSAAYSEATPGSQWNGNFYTDIQTGVQKKNHVLMYQDTYMFGRGYLDMTSVEVPEKYFSVK
- a CDS encoding sugar ABC transporter ATP-binding protein translates to MASEPLLKMEGVGKAYFSNRVLKNVNFTLEKGQILGLVGENGAGKSTLMNILFGMTVIRETGGYEGDIFIDGEKIDFNSSFDALKAGIGMVHQEFSLIPGFSVSENVVLNRETTKYNPLVEAFGDRLRTLDRATMVERGRKAIDKLNVSLDPDTLISELPVGYKQFTEIAREIDKENTRLLVLDEPTAVLTESEADILLASMKRLASLGISIIFISHRLQEVLDVCDKIVILRDGEVVYDTTPDQTDVMSIASHMVGRDVATAFARDDEERSFGDTLLSVEHLWVDMPGETVRDVSMEIKKGEIFGIGGLAGQGKLGIANGIMGMFPAGGKVVFQGKPIVLNDPTSALVAGMSAVYEDRRGVGLLLEEPISWNIIFTALQMQGRFLKPLLGGITKIRDEEAIAECAREYVKSLEIRCVNERQRVQELSGGNQQKVCLAKAFETRPKLLFVAEPTRGIDVGAKKVVLDTLKLYNKKYGTTVVMVSSELEELRSICDRIAIVDSGRIVGTLPATTPSTEFGVLMLGVAKEEEKVGS
- a CDS encoding DUF6672 family protein, which produces MKPRQIVVNILLLAAFVGLGIYCYNEGKAYDILIDNAAFTHEGTTYEAYEAILVTVDGEGEPLYLVEGDRGAATIAGKKHVLLVEELDIDDNVVKSHKLSFKNKEMKGNVVNVVPLANGKLPGWSYPLK
- a CDS encoding ABC transporter permease subunit, with the translated sequence MNKVNDFIERAGWPRIIIGLFLLFLFVLAPFVGVRLDASISDTLVRFGMNGVMVLAMVPMIQAGCGLNFGLPLGIIAGLLGAVTSIEMGVSGLFGALIAMAVAIPVATVLGGAYGLLLNKVKGSEMMIATYVGFSSVAFMCIMWLVLPYRSSNMVWGYAGKGLRTTISVEGFWHQAISDIASFRIGDFFYIPTGMFLFFALLCFFMWVFMRTRTGTAMTTVGSNPEYARASGVNIDRMRVVSVILSTVLGAIGIIVYEQSFGFIQLYMGPFYMAFPAVSAILIGGASVHKATIMNVIVGTILFQGILTMTPSVINSMIQTDMSEVIRIIVSNGMILYALTRVVKVKS
- a CDS encoding ABC transporter permease, translating into MNKKTDNLKHILVQNAVPIVFLVVSAFAIPISQFSGSYLIQEMLIRLSRNSFLVLSLLIPIMAGMGLNFGMVLGAMAGQIGLIFINDWNVVGVPGMLLAAIISTPLAIFLGWLCGVVLNKAKGREMVTSFILGFFMNGVYQLIVLYGFGSVVPITNPKMVLSRGYGIRNVTNLEGIRKCLDSLLPFSIQGIDIPLATFIVIALFCTFVVWFRKTKLGQDMRAVGQDMDVARAAGIPVERTRLLSIVISTVLACYGQIIFLQNIGTMNTYNSHEQAGMFAIAALLVGGASVSKASIFNVFLGVVLFHLMFVVSPMAGKYLIGQAQLGEYFRVFVSYGIISLALVLHAWRRQKEKDRSRRGLRGTVAE
- a CDS encoding biotin transporter BioY; translated protein: MKIKTRDMVLVALFAGLTAVGAFLRIPIGPAPISMQNFFTVMSGCLLGSRLGAVSQGLYVSLGLIGVPVFTSGGGPSYLLNPTFGFLMGFILCAWIIGRLTEGKKPSVAVFFLASVAGSLVVYAVGVPWLYVILTKVSGVDITFMKALKVGCLVFIPGDLVKIALVSWLSSRIVPLIARG